The Nocardia sp. NBC_00508 nucleotide sequence ATCCTTGAAAAAGAAGTTGCCTCGGTCGTCTTTGTACAGCCCGTCCCCGGTGTGATACCACCCGTTCCGCCATGCGTTCGCCGTCGCCTCGGGCATGTTCAAATATCCCGCATTCATCGTCCACGGCACGGACGTGCGGACGATGAGTTCGCCCGGCACGCCGGCGGGCACCTCTTGATCGTGCTCATCCACCAAACGCACCTCATAGTGCGGATAGCCCTGCCGGACTTTTCCTACGCTCGGTGTGCCATCCGGAGCGAAATGGCTCTGGTTCCACCCCGGGTCGACGATCGGGCAGCCCGCCTCGGTCATATTGAAGATACGCAACGTGCGAACGTCGAATCGGTCGAGGAACTCGAGCAGACCAGGGAATATCGGCCCGGCCGGTATCCGCCGCAGCATGACGTTCTTGTCTTCCGGTGTTTCGGGCTCGGCCAGCCATTCGTTGATCGCCTGCGGAAAGACCCAGATAGCGAAGGTGACTTTCCTGAGGTCGTCCGCCGTCGACGCGATGTGAATGTAGGGACGCATGTACGCCTTGGCACCGAGGATGGCGGCAAGGTACGGAAGCATTTTGGCCGGAACGTGGAAAGTCGGTCCGGGGCAGTGGAAGACCTCGTCAGGTCCCATGTCCCCGTCCGCGTCCCACATCAGCGCCCAGGCGTGGAACTGCCCCCACGGCATGAGCACACCCTTCGACGGACCTGTCGTCCCGGACGTGTACATGACACAGGCGATATCCCACGGATCAGGCACGGGCACGGGCTCGATGGGATTCGCATCCGAGAGGAGGTCATCGACGTGGACGACGTCGAACGGCAGGTCGGGAAGCGGGTCTCCGGTCGGATCCACGACCACGACCGTCTTCAGATGCTCCAACTGATCGGCGATAGCGGCAATCCGGTCTACGTACTCTTGACGGACCAGCATCACCTTGGCGCGCGTGTTGTCGAGTACGTGCCGGAGCAGATCACCCCGGTAGTCCGTATTGATCGGCGCCTCGATCGCTCGGAGCCAACTCAGCCCCAACCAGCCGAGCAGGTATTCGAACGTGTTCAACTGCATCGTCACGACGACATCACCCGATCCGACCCCGACGCGGCGGTAGACGTCGGCCCAGCGCAACGACGACTCGTACGCCTGCGCGTACGTCTGGGTACGGCCATCGATGTCTTCCAGCCAGATGCGATCTCCGTCGGTCCCCTCGGCACGCTCGGCCAGTATTCCGAGCAGAGTCCTCTGGTCGGTGGTTCGCTGCTCGACAGCCACCTGAGCGGCCTCATCGACTCCCTGTTGGTCTTCAACACTCGCTGACACGGCGAAACCTCCTGAAAGATGCGGCGCTGCGTGGATCGCGCTCACGACACTAGCTGGCGGATTGCAATTTGATAGTTGATGTTAACTCCCGAAGGAAGCACCCCGCAACGAAGCCTCGGGCCGGAACTCAAGGCCTGCTAAGTGTAGAACACTAAGTAGTTGGCATAAGAGCCACTGTATATCGATGGCTCGACCAGCCGGACAGGTAGTTCTGTTGTAAGTGATGGTTTACTGTGATGCGAGTCCACAGGTCGAGCTGGAGGTACCCCGCGACATGGCAGTACATGGTCATTGCGACCCGGCTTTCGCGCGTGTTCGCGATGAGTTCGAACGCAACTTCGCCGAACGCGGCGAGCTGGGCGCGTCGGTGTGTGTCTTCCTCGACGGCGAACCGGTCGTGGACCTGTGGGGAGGCGTAGCCGATCCAGAGACCGGGCGCGAGTGGCAAGACGACACGGTGCACCTGATCATGTCGTGCTCCAAGGGGCTCACCGCCCTGTGCGGCCATCTGCTCATCGACCGCGGCCAGCTCGATGTGGATCTTCCCGTCGCACACTATTGGCCCGAATTCGCCCGGAACGGAAAGGGTGACATCCCGGTGCGCCAGGTCTTCACCCATCAGTCCGGCGTGGCACACGTCGACGGTCGCGTTCCCCGCGGCGGTTTCACCGATTGGGAGCTGATGATCTCGCTGATCGAGGAAACAACGCCGCTGTGGGAACCGGGAACCCGAGTCGGCTACCACGGCATGACCTTCGGCTGGCTCATCGGCGAGCTCGTTCGGCGGATAACCGACAGGTCCATCGGCCGCTTCTTCCGGGATGAGATCGGCGAACCACTCGGCGTGGACTGCTGGATCGGACTACCCGCGGAACACGAATCGCGAGTTGCTCCGAGCATCCCTGGCGGCGGTGCCACCGTAGATCTGCCGCCTCGTATTCTGGCCGCGCTGTCCAACCCGGAATCTCCCATGGTGAAAGCGATCTCCAACATGGGGTCGTGGCCGTCAGAGTGGGATACCCGGGCAGCTCATGCCGCGGAAATCCCTGCGGGAGGCGCGATCTCGAACGCGCGGGGGTTGGCCGGCGTCTACGCCCCATTGGCGCTGGGCGGACGAATCAACGGCGTACGCGTCATCAGCGAGGCCGCCATTCCGAGGATGCGGTACCCGCAGGCGTGGACCGATGTCGATGCGGTCTCGTGCCTGCGGACCTGCTACACACTGGGGTTCGCCAAGTCCTGGCCCAACGGAGTGGGCAACAGTGTCATCATCGGCGAGGATGCGTTCGGCACACCCGGCCTGGGTGGCCAGATCGGATTCGCGGACCCGTCCTGCCGGCTTTCGTTCGCGTACACCGTCAACCGCCACTCGGCTGGAACGGGTCTCGGCAGCAGCGGACAAGCGCTGGTCGATGCCGTCTACCGAACGGTGGGTTCGCCTACCAACGCCCCGGGTTTCTGGGTCCGTCCCGAAGCCCGCAGTCGGCGGTGACTCGACGAGAGGCGGGAAGGCATTGTGCCGGGCTCGGAGTCACAGATGGCCCATGCGCTCGCGTTTTGTCCTCAGGTAGGCCGTACATTCCGCATGCACCCGAGGCCGCATCGGTATACGTTCGACCATCTCGA carries:
- a CDS encoding AMP-binding protein; the protein is MSASVEDQQGVDEAAQVAVEQRTTDQRTLLGILAERAEGTDGDRIWLEDIDGRTQTYAQAYESSLRWADVYRRVGVGSGDVVVTMQLNTFEYLLGWLGLSWLRAIEAPINTDYRGDLLRHVLDNTRAKVMLVRQEYVDRIAAIADQLEHLKTVVVVDPTGDPLPDLPFDVVHVDDLLSDANPIEPVPVPDPWDIACVMYTSGTTGPSKGVLMPWGQFHAWALMWDADGDMGPDEVFHCPGPTFHVPAKMLPYLAAILGAKAYMRPYIHIASTADDLRKVTFAIWVFPQAINEWLAEPETPEDKNVMLRRIPAGPIFPGLLEFLDRFDVRTLRIFNMTEAGCPIVDPGWNQSHFAPDGTPSVGKVRQGYPHYEVRLVDEHDQEVPAGVPGELIVRTSVPWTMNAGYLNMPEATANAWRNGWYHTGDGLYKDDRGNFFFKDRIKDSIRRRDENISSSEVELLVYQHPAVQEVAAVAARGGYDEEVKICVVRKPDEKLTHEELIEYLIPRMPRFMVPRYVEFMDELPKTPTAKVRKFILRENAVNENTWDREAAGIVVPR
- a CDS encoding serine hydrolase domain-containing protein, producing MAVHGHCDPAFARVRDEFERNFAERGELGASVCVFLDGEPVVDLWGGVADPETGREWQDDTVHLIMSCSKGLTALCGHLLIDRGQLDVDLPVAHYWPEFARNGKGDIPVRQVFTHQSGVAHVDGRVPRGGFTDWELMISLIEETTPLWEPGTRVGYHGMTFGWLIGELVRRITDRSIGRFFRDEIGEPLGVDCWIGLPAEHESRVAPSIPGGGATVDLPPRILAALSNPESPMVKAISNMGSWPSEWDTRAAHAAEIPAGGAISNARGLAGVYAPLALGGRINGVRVISEAAIPRMRYPQAWTDVDAVSCLRTCYTLGFAKSWPNGVGNSVIIGEDAFGTPGLGGQIGFADPSCRLSFAYTVNRHSAGTGLGSSGQALVDAVYRTVGSPTNAPGFWVRPEARSRR